A genomic segment from Longimicrobiales bacterium encodes:
- a CDS encoding DNA-3-methyladenine glycosylase translates to MTGPGIGGASARRGHVGALVASWYARAAEIVARDLLGAVITSTIDDVFTAGRIVETEAYVGPHDDASHAAERIGRTHRNDAMYGTPGIAYVYRIYGIHWCLNVVTNRVDYPAAVLIRAVEPVTGIEHMRARRTAGQKRLPDTALTNGPGKLAAAFGITGHLNEHPLDRPPLYITAGERLPDDAITSGPRIGITRAADWPLRFWENRSAWVSR, encoded by the coding sequence GTGACCGGACCGGGGATCGGGGGGGCATCGGCGCGCCGCGGGCATGTCGGTGCCCTCGTCGCATCATGGTACGCGCGCGCTGCCGAAATCGTCGCGCGTGATTTGCTCGGCGCCGTCATCACATCCACGATCGACGACGTGTTTACCGCTGGCCGCATCGTCGAGACGGAAGCATACGTCGGCCCGCACGACGATGCGTCCCACGCGGCGGAGCGGATCGGACGAACGCATCGCAACGATGCCATGTACGGCACACCCGGCATCGCCTACGTCTACCGCATTTATGGTATCCACTGGTGCCTGAATGTCGTCACCAATCGCGTCGATTATCCCGCTGCGGTCCTGATCCGTGCCGTGGAGCCCGTGACGGGAATCGAGCACATGCGCGCGCGGCGCACGGCCGGACAGAAACGCCTGCCGGATACAGCGCTGACGAACGGGCCGGGCAAGCTCGCCGCCGCGTTCGGCATCACGGGGCATCTGAACGAACACCCGCTGGATCGCCCGCCGCTCTACATCACCGCAGGGGAACGCCTCCCTGACGATGCGATCACGAGCGGACCGCGCATCGGCATCACGCGTGCAGCCGACTGGCCGTTGCGCTTCTGGGAGAACCGCAGCGCCTGGGTGTCGCGCTGA